In the genome of Streptomyces pactum, one region contains:
- a CDS encoding 4-(cytidine 5'-diphospho)-2-C-methyl-D-erythritol kinase → MARPAGGVTVRVPAKVNVQLAVGAPRPDGFHDLANVFLAVGLYDEITVTPSDTLRITVTGPDAHLVPRDGTNLAARAAELLAARYGVKDPGVHIHIAKDIPVAGGMAGGSADGAGALLACDALWGTGAGRTELLDICAELGSDVPFSLVGGAALGRGRGEILTPLDVRGVFHWVFAPADGGLSTPAVYRECDRLRAGTAVPEPEATPQLLAALRTGDPVSLAAAVSNDLQPAAVSLRPSLAATLEAGTAAGALAALVSGSGPTCAFLAEDAAAAERVAAALTASGTCRAARVAQGPAAGATLLPG, encoded by the coding sequence GTGGCGCGGCCCGCCGGGGGCGTCACCGTACGGGTGCCGGCCAAGGTCAACGTGCAGCTGGCGGTCGGCGCCCCGCGCCCCGACGGATTCCACGACCTGGCCAACGTCTTCCTGGCCGTCGGCCTCTACGACGAGATCACCGTCACCCCGTCCGACACCCTCCGCATCACGGTCACCGGGCCCGACGCGCACCTGGTGCCGCGGGACGGTACGAATCTGGCGGCGCGGGCGGCGGAACTGCTCGCCGCCCGGTACGGCGTCAAGGACCCCGGCGTCCACATCCACATCGCCAAGGACATCCCGGTGGCCGGCGGGATGGCGGGCGGCAGCGCCGACGGCGCCGGCGCGCTGCTCGCCTGCGACGCGCTGTGGGGGACCGGCGCCGGACGGACCGAACTCCTCGACATCTGTGCGGAACTGGGCAGCGATGTGCCGTTCAGCCTGGTGGGCGGGGCCGCGCTGGGGCGGGGCCGCGGCGAGATCCTCACCCCCCTCGACGTGCGGGGCGTCTTCCACTGGGTCTTCGCACCGGCCGACGGCGGACTGTCCACGCCGGCCGTGTACCGGGAGTGCGACCGGCTCCGCGCCGGCACGGCGGTGCCCGAGCCCGAGGCCACCCCGCAGCTGCTGGCAGCCCTGCGGACCGGCGACCCGGTCTCGCTGGCCGCCGCGGTGAGCAACGACCTGCAGCCCGCGGCCGTCTCCCTGCGGCCCTCGCTCGCCGCCACCCTGGAGGCCGGAACGGCGGCCGGGGCGCTGGCCGCACTGGTCTCCGGCTCCGGCCCCACCTGCGCCTTCCTCGCCGAGGACGCCGCGGCGGCGGAGCGGGTCGCCGCCGCGCTCACCGCCTCCGGGACCTGCCGCGCGGCCCGGGTGGCCCAGGGCCCGGCGGCCGGCGCCACTCTGCTGCCCGGGTGA
- a CDS encoding DUF4328 domain-containing protein, with protein sequence MSALALMRAVADFRLRDALDEDCGDYSYEYDTFGSCGDSFRDEIADGLGEFWLTSLFLLLLGFLCTIPVFLVWFHRVRTNAEALAPGRHRHVPGMALSAWFLPFANWWIPKQIADDILMATAPPPPAPPYGIPPKPRGAGLLLGWWSTWVGSSVLSAVGWWLLVSPDEADDARFGLLVLALGDLALVAAGVLGVLTVRMISDAQDIGMGFRAALLGPHPAPAFGGPARASHIPHPAGPYHGAPAYGGGTTSPAPAYGGTPPPVPVPPPASASGTGAGSAPAHIPGTHVSGAGSAPGAATSPAPPAPSGHPSPASPAATTPTSPGSPATSADGTPADAPSDAAPADTPVETPADTTPPGAASDRPHEPGSPDPESRPDLEK encoded by the coding sequence ATGAGCGCGCTGGCCCTGATGCGCGCGGTCGCCGACTTCCGGCTGCGGGACGCGCTCGACGAGGACTGCGGCGACTACTCCTACGAGTACGACACGTTCGGCTCCTGCGGCGACTCGTTCCGCGACGAGATCGCCGACGGCCTCGGCGAGTTCTGGCTGACCTCGCTCTTCCTGCTCCTGCTGGGCTTCCTCTGCACCATCCCGGTCTTCCTCGTCTGGTTCCACCGGGTGCGCACCAACGCCGAGGCGCTCGCCCCGGGCCGGCACCGGCACGTGCCCGGCATGGCGCTCTCCGCCTGGTTCCTGCCGTTCGCCAACTGGTGGATCCCCAAGCAGATCGCCGACGACATCCTGATGGCCACCGCCCCGCCACCCCCGGCACCGCCCTACGGCATACCGCCCAAGCCCCGTGGCGCCGGGCTGCTCCTGGGCTGGTGGTCCACCTGGGTGGGTTCCAGCGTGCTGAGCGCGGTGGGCTGGTGGCTGCTGGTCTCGCCGGACGAGGCGGACGACGCGAGGTTCGGCCTGCTGGTCCTCGCCCTGGGTGACCTGGCGCTCGTCGCGGCAGGCGTGCTGGGAGTGCTGACCGTGCGGATGATCAGCGACGCGCAGGACATCGGCATGGGTTTCCGCGCCGCCCTCTTGGGTCCCCACCCGGCACCGGCCTTCGGCGGCCCCGCCCGGGCCTCTCACATCCCGCACCCCGCGGGGCCGTATCACGGCGCCCCGGCCTACGGCGGCGGGACCACTTCCCCCGCCCCGGCGTACGGCGGGACACCGCCCCCGGTCCCCGTGCCGCCCCCCGCGTCGGCGTCCGGTACCGGCGCCGGTTCCGCGCCCGCGCACATACCCGGCACCCATGTCTCCGGCGCCGGCTCCGCGCCCGGCGCGGCCACCTCACCCGCGCCGCCCGCACCGTCCGGGCACCCGTCCCCCGCGTCGCCGGCAGCCACCACCCCCACTTCACCCGGCAGCCCGGCCACGTCCGCCGATGGAACTCCCGCCGACGCCCCGAGCGACGCGGCACCGGCTGACACCCCGGTCGAGACCCCGGCCGACACGACCCCGCCGGGCGCGGCCTCGGACCGCCCGCACGAGCCCGGCAGTCCCGACCCGGAGAGCCGCCCCGACCTGGAGAAGTGA
- a CDS encoding TatD family hydrolase, with the protein MSAKQTPPPLPEPLRVTVVDSHTHLDMLPASPTGEPATATVEEALAKAASVGVGTVVQVGCDVAGSRWAAETAAAHGSVWAAVALHPNEAPRIVHGETGTGDGGPRQRTRPAGGEAALDEALAEIDALAALPQVCAVGETGLDFFRTGAEGVAAQELSFRRHIDIAKRHGKALVIHDRDAHDDVLRVLAEEGAPERVVFHCFSGGPDLAKACAEHGYYMSFAGNVTFKNAQPLRDALAVAPPELLLVETDAPFLTPAPYRGRPNAPYLIPYTLRAMAQVKGADEDDFAARIAANSVRAFQLPE; encoded by the coding sequence ATGAGCGCGAAGCAGACCCCGCCGCCGCTGCCGGAGCCCCTCCGGGTGACGGTCGTGGACTCCCACACCCACCTGGACATGCTCCCCGCCTCGCCGACCGGGGAGCCCGCCACGGCGACGGTCGAGGAAGCGCTGGCCAAGGCCGCCTCGGTCGGAGTGGGGACGGTCGTGCAGGTCGGCTGTGACGTCGCGGGGTCCCGCTGGGCCGCCGAGACCGCCGCCGCCCACGGAAGCGTCTGGGCCGCGGTCGCGCTCCACCCCAACGAGGCGCCCCGCATCGTGCACGGCGAGACGGGGACCGGCGACGGCGGGCCGCGGCAGCGGACGCGGCCGGCGGGTGGTGAGGCGGCGCTGGACGAGGCGCTCGCCGAGATCGACGCGCTCGCCGCGCTGCCGCAGGTGTGCGCCGTCGGAGAGACCGGGCTGGACTTCTTCCGCACCGGCGCCGAGGGCGTCGCGGCCCAGGAGCTGTCCTTCCGCCGCCACATCGACATCGCCAAGCGGCACGGCAAGGCGCTGGTCATCCACGACCGGGACGCGCACGACGACGTGCTGCGGGTGCTCGCCGAGGAGGGCGCCCCGGAACGGGTCGTCTTCCACTGCTTCTCCGGCGGCCCCGACCTGGCCAAGGCGTGCGCCGAGCACGGCTACTACATGTCCTTCGCGGGCAATGTGACGTTCAAGAACGCGCAGCCGCTGCGGGACGCCCTCGCCGTCGCCCCGCCGGAGCTGCTGCTGGTGGAGACCGACGCGCCGTTCCTCACCCCGGCCCCCTACCGCGGACGGCCCAACGCGCCGTACCTCATCCCGTACACCCTGCGGGCGATGGCCCAGGTCAAAGGCGCGGACGAGGACGACTTCGCGGCCCGCATCGCCGCCAACAGCGTGCGGGCGTTCCAACTGCCGGAGTAA
- the rsmA gene encoding 16S rRNA (adenine(1518)-N(6)/adenine(1519)-N(6))-dimethyltransferase RsmA, which yields MLGPADVRELAAALGVRPTKQRGQNFVIDANTVRRIVRTADVRPDDVVVEVGPGLGSLTLALLEAADRVVAVEIDDTLAGALPATVAARLPERADRFALVHSDAMHVTDLPGPAPTALVANLPYNVAVPVLLHMLATFPTIERTLVMVQAEVADRLAAGPGSKIYGVPSVKAAWYAEVKRAGAIGRNVFWPAPNVDSGLVSLVRRSHPLPTTASRDEVFAVVDAAFAQRRKTLRAALAGWAGSAAAAETALTAAGVSPQARGESLTVEQFAAIAEARQRIKGAGA from the coding sequence CTGCTGGGCCCCGCCGACGTCCGCGAGCTGGCCGCCGCGCTGGGCGTACGCCCCACCAAGCAGCGCGGCCAGAACTTCGTCATCGACGCCAACACCGTGCGCCGCATCGTCCGTACCGCGGACGTGCGCCCCGACGACGTGGTGGTCGAGGTGGGACCGGGCCTCGGCTCGCTCACCCTCGCCCTGCTGGAGGCCGCCGACCGGGTGGTCGCCGTGGAGATCGACGACACGCTCGCCGGGGCACTGCCAGCCACGGTCGCGGCCCGCCTCCCGGAGCGCGCCGACCGGTTCGCGCTGGTCCACTCCGACGCGATGCACGTCACGGACCTGCCGGGGCCGGCACCCACCGCGCTCGTGGCCAACCTCCCCTACAACGTGGCGGTCCCGGTCCTGCTCCACATGCTCGCCACCTTCCCGACCATCGAACGGACGCTGGTCATGGTGCAGGCCGAGGTCGCCGACCGGCTCGCCGCCGGGCCCGGCTCCAAGATCTACGGCGTGCCGTCGGTGAAGGCGGCCTGGTACGCGGAGGTCAAGCGCGCCGGGGCGATCGGCCGCAACGTGTTCTGGCCGGCGCCCAACGTGGACTCGGGCCTGGTCTCCCTGGTCCGCCGCAGCCACCCGCTGCCCACCACCGCATCCCGGGACGAGGTGTTCGCGGTGGTGGACGCCGCGTTCGCCCAGCGCCGCAAGACCCTGCGCGCCGCGCTCGCCGGATGGGCGGGCTCCGCGGCGGCGGCGGAGACGGCCCTGACCGCCGCGGGCGTTTCACCGCAGGCACGCGGTGAATCCCTCACTGTGGAGCAGTTCGCCGCCATCGCCGAGGCGCGGCAGAGGATCAAGGGGGCAGGAGCATGA